The nucleotide sequence TATCTCGCCGTTCGCCCGCTTCGTGCCATTACGGCTTCCACGAGTTTTGACGATTCGACCGGGCGAGTGCCCGGCTCGGTCTACCCCAAGGCGTCGACATTGAGTGTACGGTGGTACTGGAATATTAACCAGTTTCCCTTTTGATCCGCTCGAGTTGCGACGGATCTTAGGATCGACTAACCCTCGGCTGACGAACAGTGCCGAGGAACCCTTGCTCTTCAGGCCGTCAGGATTCTAACCCGACTTTCGCTGCTACTACGGCCAGGATTTTCGTTTCTACGCGGTCCACACGAGTTCTCACCCGTGCTTCCACCCGCGCAGAACGCCAACCTACACAACCACCTTTTGACAGGTGTGGCCAGGTCTCGGTGGTGGATTTGAGCCCCGATCATTTTGGGCGCCTCAAACCTCGGCCGGTAAGCTGTTACGCTTTTCTTGGAGGGTAGCTGCTTCTAAGCTCACCTCCCGGCTGTCTAGGGCTTGAGACCACCTTCGATCGCACTTAATCCACACTTGGGGACCTTAACCCAGCTCTGGGTTGTCTCCCTCATGGTACACAGGCTTACCCCGCATACCGGACTCCCCGCGTCGACGGCGTCCGTAGGTTCGGAGTTTGACAGCCGCGCCGACTCCTCTCGGAGGCGGACACGGCAATCGGTCGCTCTACCCCACGGACTACCTCAGCGGAGGTCATGCTTCGACATGTTTCGGTTGGAACCAGCTGTTGCCGGACTCGATGGGCCTTTCACCCCTACACGTAGATCACGGGAGGGTATTGTAAAACACCAACCCTAACAGACTTCCACGTAGCTTTCGCCACGCTTCATCTTGCCCACGCGTAGATCGTCCGGATTCGGGTCGTGCCCGTGTGACTCCCCGCCCTTGAAGACGGCGGCCCTCGTGCAAAGCACTGCGGCCATGTCGGTTTCCCTATGCCTTCCCCGATGATCGGGTTAGACTCGCCACACAAGCACACTCCCTGGCTCGTTTTTCAAAACGTACGACTGAACACCGGCTTCCCTCGAGTCCTACAGTATCCTCGCGGATAGGTCGTTTATCGAGGGACCTTCTATGCCCAGTCGCTCTATCACCAACTGATTTGAGGCCCTATTTCGCCTCCCTTCTGAGGGTACTTTTCAGCGTTCGCTCACGCTACTTGTTCACTATCGGTCTCGGGACGTATTTAGTCTTAGCAGTAGATGCCTGCCAAATTCACGAGGGATTTCCAACCCCCGATACTCGGGAACTGGCGCACGTCGTACTTGACTTCGTTACGGGGCTGTCACCCTGTATCGCGCTCCGTTCCAGGAGACTTCAAGAAGACGTTCTGACGATGAGTGCCAGTCCGAACACCACATTGGCCGTAAGGCCTTCGGTTTGGACTGTATCGCGTTCACTCGCGGTTACTAACGACATCACATTCGTTTTCTCTTCCTGCCGGTACTGAGATGTTTCAGTTCCCGGCGTTCCCCATTGCGCAAGGCAATTGCGGTGAGGAGTTCCCATTCGGGAATCTCAGGTTCTACGCCTCCGTGCGGCTCCCCTGAGCTTATCGCAGCTTGGCACGCCCTTCGTCGGCGCCCGAGCCGAGCCATCCACCAGCTGGTACAGCAGCCACGTCGAGTGTAAACTCGACGTAAACGCGTCCAGTGGACGCCTGGATCGCACGTACACACGGTCTCATACACACGCCCGTCGGTGGCGGTGCGTGCATCAACCCTTCCCATCCACGTTCGCACGGGATGGTGCATCGGTCGTCCGTACCCAATCGAAGCGCCGTCCCACACTTAAGGGGATCGGATTCGATCGGATACGAGCTATGGACCCACTGGGATTCGAACCCAGGGCATCCTCCTTGCAAAGGAGGCACTCTACCGCTGAGCTATGGGCCCTTCCGCCGTACAATGTTAGCCCTGGTAGTTCATAGGTGCCCAACTGGGGTGGTGGCGAACGTGCAGGTGGGTCGGGGCAACGCCCCGATCCCGATCGTTAGGAGGTGATCCAGCCGCAGATTCCCCTACGGCTACCTTGTTACGACTTAAGCCCCCTTGCGGAGCCCAGATTCGACCGTCGCATGACGGCCTCATCCGGACCCCACTCGGGTGCTTTGACGGGCGGTGTGTGCAAGGAGCAGGGACGGATTCACCGCGCGCTTCTGACACGCGATTACTACCGAATCCAGCTTCATGAGGGCGGGTTTCAGCCCTCAATCCGAACTACGACCGGGTTTCGGGGATTAGCGCGTCCTCTCGGACTGGCGTCCCACTGTCCCGGCCATTGTAGCCCGCGTGTAGCCCAGCACATTCGGGGCATACTGACCTACCGTTGCCCGTTCCTTCCTCCGCTTTGGCAGCGGCAGTCCTCCTAGTGTACCCAGCCATCGCAAGATGCTGCTGGCAACTAAGAGTGCGGGTCTCGCTCGTTGCCTGACTTAACAGGACGCCTCACGGTACGAGCTGACGGCGGCCATGCACCTCCTCTCAATGGCTCCAGTAAGGTCATCAACCTGACTTTCACTGCACATTGTCGGTGCTGGTGAGATGTCCGGCGTTGAGTCCAATTAAACCGCAGGCTCCTCCGGTTGTAGTGCTCCCCCGCCAATTCCTTTAAGTTTCATCCTTGCAGACGTACTTCCCAGGCGGCTCGCTTCACGGCTTCCCTACGGCACAGCGCAGGCTCGTAGCCTGCGGCACACCTAGCGAGCATCGTTTACAGCTAGGACTACCCGGGTATCTAATCCGGTTCGAGACCCTAGCTTTCGTCCCTCACCGTCGGGTCCGTCTTTCTGAGGCGCTTTCGCCACCGGCGGTCCGTCCAGGATTACGGGATTTCACTCCTACCCCGGACGTACCCCTCAGATCTTCCGGCCCCAAGCCAGACAGTTTCCGCCGGACGTCCACGCGTTAAGCGCGTGGATTTCCCAACGGACTTGTCTGGCCGGCTACGGACGCTTTAGGCCCAATAATAGCGGCCATCACTCGGGCTGCCGGTATTACCGCGGCGGCTGGCACCGGTCTTGCCCAGCCCTTATTCCTGTACCACCTTACGGTACAGAAAAGCGAGGACTATATGCCCTCGCACTCGGAGTCCCCCTATCGCACTGTCGTGCAGTGTAAAGGTTTCGCGCCTGCTGCGCCCCGTAGGGCCCGGCATCTTGTCTCAGATACCGTCTCCAGGCTCTCACTCTCATGACCTGTACCGATTATGGGCACGGTGGGCCGTTACCCCACCGTCTACCTAATCGGCCGCAGCCACATCCTGTGGCGCCGCAACGTTTCCGACTCGCCGCACTCCAGCTGGCGAGTCGTATCGGATATTGGCCTCAGTTTCCCGAGGTTATCTCCGTCCACAGGGTAGTTTGGCCACGTGTTACTGAGCTATTTGCCACGGGTCTAAACCCGTGCGACTAGCATGGCTAAATCGGACTCCGATAGCAATGGCCTCCGGCAGGATCAACCGGAATGTCTCCCCGGAATGGGGAGGGTTAGGCGGGATGACACCCCAAAGGGGTGTCGTCGCTATCGTAAGCACGTTCGCTGACACCCCAGTCGGGTGTCACCGAACTACCAGGGCTAACATCAGATCCCATCTATACGGCGGACCGCAGGGGTGGAATCCTCATGTCTTCCGGACCCAATCGTAAGCCGAGAAGGGCTATAAACCCTTCGAACCGGCTCGGACTTGATCCGGGGTGCGACCGGGGCGATCCGTGCCCCGTCCGAACCACGTTCGTATTCAATCCGAAGTGCCCTGTTACACTTAAGGGCATCGGATCGAATCGCACCACGCGAGTGGCGCGACGCGGTCGGAGGGGCGCCGTTCGCCCTTCGTCGCTGCGTATCTATGCAGATGGGAGGTAATTACTTAAACCCGTCGAAGGAGACCCGCCACGTCATGCGATTACAAGCAGAGAGGGATGTCGTACCGTGACATGGTGGGCGTGGTATCGGCAGCGGGCCCACACACCCGCCAACACGTGGGGTCTGTGTGTGAGACAAGGGAAGATTGAGGCCATACGAGTCGACGACCGTTTGGCTGGAGGGCCAGCCCGGACACGGGAGTGGTTACTTCCGGAGCTGTAGTGACTCCCGGAGCAGGAAGAATGTCGCGCGGCCGGAGGTCGAGCGGTCATCCCGCGCGTCGTGCGTCAGGTCACCCCGAGTGAAAGCCGCGCACCGGGGGTTGGCTGTCGGGATAGTAGAGACTATCGACTCCGAGAAACCGCCGAAAAGTGATGTGCGGGTGGGGCTTGCCTCAGATTTCCTCGAGATGCTCGACACCCTGCTTGGAGACGTTGCCCTTGGTGATCTCACCGGGCATCCAGTCGGGCTTGTCGTCGGGCGCGTCCTCTTCCCAGGCCCAGCCTTCGTAGACGTGGACCTTCTCCGTCCCCTTCTCACGGAGCCGGATCGTCTCGGGATCGGCCGCGTCCTCGCTCGGTGCCGGATCGAGCCGTCGTGCAGCCTTCAGCGCCGCCTGGCGAGGTGTCCCCCCCGAGAAGACACTCGACTCGTTCCCGTCCGATTCGCGCAGTGCAAAGTTCCGTTTGTCCGTATCACGTGCCATGGTTTTCGATACTCCATGTCAACCCAGAACATGACACACTATAAAAATACCCCCCGATTCGGGGGGCGATTGCCACAAAATATTTATGTGAAAAATTGACGGGCGGCGATATTCGCCCGATTACCGGGCATTCGACCGACAGCGCGCGGTTCGCGCGCGCCCCATTGAGACCGATGTCCCAGAGTCCACAGTATGAGGCGCCTGAGACGGACGGCACGGTAGGCTTAAGTGTGTCCTCCGGCCAACCACAGGTTAAGATACCGCGATGGTGCGAAAGAAGAAGCTCAGCCCAAGTGGCGCGAAGGACGAGGACGGGGAATACCACAACGTCCACATCAACCTTCACGAGGACGAGTTGGCGGTCGCCGGGATGGAGATCGGCGACGAAGTGTTCGTCAGAGTCCGGGACAACAAGATCATCATCCAGAAAGCAAACCCGGAGGACGTCGAACACGACTTCTAGGCCCTTCGCGGGTTGGCCGCACCCGGGATCGACATACCATGAACCCCTATAACCTCACCAAGCCGCTGTTGTTCAAGCTATCACCCGAGACTGCACACGCGCTCGCGCACGAGGGACTGTCGCTCGTCGACGGGACGCCGATCGAATCGGCCCTCGCCCGCGCATTCGGTGTCGACAATGATCGGCTGCGGACGTCGGTCTTCGGGTGTGAATTCCCAAACCCGATCGGCGTCGCGGCCGGCTTCGACAAGACGGCCGAGGCACCTGGCACGCTGGGTGCGCTCGGCTTCGGTCACGTCGAGGTCGGCGGCGTCACTGCCGAGCCCCAGGATGGAAACCCGCGCCCGCGCGTGTTTAGACTCGTCGAGGACGAAGCAGTCATCAACCGGATGGGGCTCAACAACCCGGGCGCGGACGTCATCGGCGAGCGTCTCGATCACACCGACGTCTCGATCCCGGTCGGCGTGAATCTCGCCAAG is from Halorhabdus sp. BNX81 and encodes:
- a CDS encoding non-histone chromosomal MC1 family protein; this translates as MARDTDKRNFALRESDGNESSVFSGGTPRQAALKAARRLDPAPSEDAADPETIRLREKGTEKVHVYEGWAWEEDAPDDKPDWMPGEITKGNVSKQGVEHLEEI